TGACATCAACTAACATATTAATTAAAGTAAAGGGGAAAGAGTGACACACGTTTAACTCCTCCACATCAATCTTGATGAACTCAGCATCTGTGTATTCTGCAGAAAGATCCTGGAGAACTTGGTCCATGAGTTTGCAAGGTCCACACCATGTAGCTGTGAAATCAAGTACCATCTGcaccaaaaacaaaaacagacaAATAGGAAAACCAGCTTTATGAGAGTGATAAGGTGATATAAAGTTAGCTTGGTAGGAAAAGTGAAAGGGAGAGAGATAGGTTGTGAGTTTGAATTTGGGGCTACCaaaaactaacataatatttttagttaattatgttaCTAGTTAAAGAGCATAAACACAAACATACCAGCTTGTTAGTTTCTTTGACAGCTTTAAAATGAGCATTCCATTTATCCGTTGAGTGAAAGGTAAGGAGGTTGGAATTGGAGTCTGTTTTTGGTGTTGAATAATGGAATGACCCTGAAGATCTAAAAgacttaaaattataaatggtGGGTGCCATGATAAATAGCAAGAAGCTAGTGTGAGGTTTCTTAATTGGTTTGGTTGGTGGCAAAATGGTTACAAACTTGGAATATATAGAGATGGTTTACAAAGAAGTAGGAATGTGCTATGTAACTTCTATAGAAATGAATATATTCTATCAAGTAGGGTGGTAAAGTGGACCATTGAAACAACTGCTTTGAGACATTCGAGAGCATAAGTGCTACAATAAATGGTTGGTGCCAATGTCATTCAATA
The sequence above is a segment of the Phaseolus vulgaris cultivar G19833 chromosome 2, P. vulgaris v2.0, whole genome shotgun sequence genome. Coding sequences within it:
- the LOC137810579 gene encoding thioredoxin H2-like, whose amino-acid sequence is MAPTIYNFKSFRSSGSFHYSTPKTDSNSNLLTFHSTDKWNAHFKAVKETNKLMVLDFTATWCGPCKLMDQVLQDLSAEYTDAEFIKIDVEELNEVSQALQVNQLPTFVLVKKGKIVDRVVGVKKEELKRSVGNHIK